One Glycine max cultivar Williams 82 chromosome 6, Glycine_max_v4.0, whole genome shotgun sequence DNA segment encodes these proteins:
- the LOC100812587 gene encoding uncharacterized protein, giving the protein MQKPKVELCDICGDHGLAEAIDAYCIGIITTIIPKDWLCEPCQSKHVPTSPCKVNQDIGSWASKKHRAVKTAKVKFRHLDEVIRLSSQKASAVSKNVTFSLAPKSNPQTSPPKVLGKLPRNDEVHKKPMTNQHVSCSLAKRPTKECIGENQQPLGGLVADKKVRPHVPQKEKPTKRAPFEGLSAKKSSPLVNSGGIFSAAAESNQFNIDKSNRQRIQKNLNLHRKFLPSSIPSWRGQIQILQTAASGETYDGFEAQPPCVVKRKAYEFSREMPSVLQLESLSASNVLTDIFWDGSPKLQDIALYFFPSKQTEKSKENLNSILKFMNAKKSMLRSYIDGVELMVFTSNQLDMDSRGAIAAVNAGHFLWGLFRQNKIDKAIKRIPDMEPVDMDIDMIGGKDVVGRVDHVRKDKPESASMTEYRNKLDVPPGFEAFSKMSSCNIVVED; this is encoded by the exons ATGCAGAAACCCAAG GTTGAACTATGCGATATATGTGGTGATCATGGTTTGGCCGAAGCAATTGATGC TTATTGCATCGGAATTATCACCACAATAATTCCTAAAGACTGGCTTTGTGAGCCTTGCCAATCCAAGCATGTTCCAACTTCACCATGTAAAGTGAATCAGGATATTGGCTCATGGGCTTCTAAAAAGCATCGAGCTGTCAAAACAGCGAAAGTGAAGTTCCGTCACTTGGATGAAGTCATTAGACTTTCTTCCCAGAAGGCTTCTGCTGTATCCAAAAATGTTACTTTCTCCCTGGCTCCAAAATCAAATCCTCAAACTTCACCTCCTAAAGTACTTGGGAAGCTTCCAAGAAATGATGAAGTACACAAGAAGCCAATGACTAATCAACATGTTTCTTGCTCGTTAGCAAAAA GACCAACGAAGGAGTGTATTGGAGAAAATCAGCAACCACTTGGTGGATTAGTAGCTGATAAAAAAGTTCGACCCCATGTTCCTCAGAAAGAAAAGCCTACAAAAAGGGCACCTTTTGAAGGTTTATCAGCAAAAAAATCTTCCCCTTTGGTCAATTCAG GTGGTATATTTAGCGCTGCTGCTGAATCTAACCAGTTTAATATTGATAAAAGCAACCGTCAAAGAATTCAGAAAAACTTAAACCTTCATCGTAAATTTTTACCCTCATCAATTCCTTCTTGGAG GGGTCAAATCCAAATTCTTCAAACCGCTGCATCCGGAGAAACTTATGATGGGTTTGAGGCCCAACCACCATGCGTGGTTAAGAGGAAAGCATATGAGTTTTCAAGAGAAATGCCATCAGTCCTTCAACTGGAGTCACTTTCGGCATCGAATGTTTTGACTGACATATTCTGGGATGGTTCTCCTAAGCTTCAAGATATTGCATTGTACTTCTTTCCATCAAAACAAACTGAGAA GTCCAAAGAGAACCTGAATAGCATATTGAAGTTTATGAATGCCAAGAAATCAATGTTGAGAAGTTATATTGATGGAGTGGAGTTGATGGTATTTACCTCAAATCAACTCGACATGGACTCAAGGG GTGCTATTGCTGCAGTAAATGCTGGACATTTCCTGTGGGGACTCTTTCGCCAAAATAAGATTGATAAAGCTATCAAAAGAATACCTGACATGGAGCCAGTCGATATGGACATTGATATGATTGGGGGAAAGGATGTGGTGGGGAGAGTTGATCATGTTCGAAAAGATAAACCAGAGAGTGCCTCTATGACGGAGTATCGTAACAAACTAGATGTTCCACCAGGTTTTGAAGCATTTTCCAAAATGTCTTCATGCAATATTGTTGTGGAAGATTAG